Proteins encoded within one genomic window of Flavobacterium oreochromis:
- a CDS encoding VPS10 domain-containing protein: MQDNGVWIGPNNYKYSEEWQQDGRYPYQFLVGGDGMQVQIDNRDPNVIITGSQFGYYQKMDRAKNKSINITPKPAKEEKPYRFNWQTPILLSFHNQDILYMGSNFLHRSMNQGETWQIISPDLTKGIREGNIVFGTITTLSESKLQFGLLYTGSDDGLIHISKDGGVTWNKISDTLPQDFWITRVVASVHKKERVYAALNGYRNDIFTTMLYVSEDYGKTWKSIASNMPNSPVNVILEDHNNEGILYVGTDNGLYVTLDRGLSWQDFMSGIPKVAVHDLVLQKKVNDLIVATHGRSLYKVNVEKLQKINPEIIKKNTLLYELTPLKQNEYWGSTRSIWTEPLEPKIEFWFYSNKNRKVKLKLQNSIDQVVFNQEFEAIKGLNKLDYNLELSSSVVEKWKEKDSKIKIEKAKNNKFYLPVSKYKLMLESEEGKEETIFEIISSK; the protein is encoded by the coding sequence TTGCAAGATAATGGTGTTTGGATAGGACCAAATAATTACAAGTATTCTGAGGAATGGCAACAAGATGGTAGATACCCTTATCAATTTTTAGTTGGTGGTGATGGTATGCAAGTTCAGATTGATAATAGAGATCCTAATGTAATTATTACAGGTTCGCAATTTGGGTACTATCAAAAAATGGATAGAGCTAAAAATAAATCAATAAATATTACACCTAAACCTGCCAAAGAAGAAAAACCTTATCGTTTTAATTGGCAAACCCCTATTTTATTGTCTTTTCATAATCAAGATATTTTGTACATGGGGTCTAATTTTTTACATCGATCAATGAATCAAGGTGAAACATGGCAAATAATCTCACCTGATTTAACTAAAGGTATTAGGGAAGGAAATATAGTTTTTGGAACTATAACCACATTATCGGAAAGTAAATTACAATTTGGATTACTTTATACGGGTAGTGATGATGGTTTGATACATATTTCAAAAGATGGAGGAGTTACTTGGAATAAAATATCAGATACCTTACCTCAAGATTTTTGGATAACAAGAGTAGTCGCTTCAGTTCATAAAAAAGAAAGAGTATATGCTGCTTTAAATGGATATAGAAACGATATATTTACTACAATGCTTTATGTTTCGGAAGATTATGGAAAGACCTGGAAATCAATTGCTTCAAATATGCCTAATAGCCCAGTAAATGTAATATTAGAAGATCATAATAATGAAGGTATTTTATATGTAGGTACTGACAACGGCTTGTATGTAACTTTAGATAGAGGCTTAAGTTGGCAAGATTTTATGTCAGGTATTCCTAAAGTTGCAGTACATGATTTAGTTCTACAAAAAAAAGTAAATGATTTAATTGTAGCTACACATGGTCGTTCTCTTTACAAAGTAAATGTTGAAAAATTGCAGAAAATCAATCCTGAAATAATAAAAAAAAATACCTTACTCTATGAATTAACACCGCTTAAACAAAATGAATATTGGGGAAGTACTCGAAGTATATGGACAGAGCCACTCGAACCTAAAATAGAATTCTGGTTTTATTCAAATAAAAATAGAAAAGTAAAATTGAAATTGCAGAATAGTATTGATCAAGTTGTTTTTAATCAAGAATTTGAAGCAATAAAAGGATTAAATAAATTAGATTATAATCTTGAATTATCATCTTCTGTAGTTGAAAAATGGAAGGAAAAAGATTCAAAAATTAAAATTGAAAAAGCTAAAAATAATAAGTTTTATTTACCTGTATCTAAATACAAATTAATGTTAGAATCAGAGGAAGGAAAAGAGGAAACAATTTTTGAAATAATTAGTTCGAAATAG
- a CDS encoding WD40/YVTN/BNR-like repeat-containing protein: MKCYTPLFLFFSVFFSAQTNSTEVQKSLLDKQVLENTSWFKSLIFQNIGPTIMGGRVVDLAVNPQNPMEFYVAYASGGLWYTNNNGNSFEPISDSAPTQNCGSVAVDWNSGTIWLGTGEANSSRSSYAGVGLLKSIDKGKTWQKVGLYDSHHISKIIINPDNSNEIVVGVIGHLYTKNPERGVFKTIDGGKTWKHALFVNEESGVIDLVFSPNNFSVQYASVWQRDRKGWNFTGNGMASGIYKSIDGGTTWNSVTNGDNGFPHNEGIGRIGLASYDEKIIYAILDNQNKRTSVPEEKSKDTNRIFSETHIIGPEIYKTEDGGKSWKKTHQKNIDDLFYTYGYYFANIAVDKKNSNKIIIGGVPLVMSEDGGNTFKTIQGNNVHADHHIVWINPNNSNHIINGNDGGVNISYDAGKNGLSVTIKQ, from the coding sequence ATGAAATGTTATACTCCTTTATTTTTGTTTTTTTCTGTCTTTTTTTCTGCCCAAACGAATAGTACTGAAGTTCAAAAATCATTGTTAGATAAGCAAGTATTAGAAAATACATCTTGGTTTAAATCATTAATTTTTCAAAATATTGGACCTACCATTATGGGTGGTCGTGTTGTAGATCTTGCCGTTAATCCGCAAAATCCAATGGAGTTTTATGTAGCATATGCTTCTGGAGGACTTTGGTATACAAACAATAATGGGAATTCTTTTGAGCCTATTTCAGATTCAGCACCAACTCAAAATTGTGGATCAGTAGCTGTTGATTGGAATTCAGGAACTATTTGGTTAGGTACAGGTGAAGCAAACTCCTCGCGCTCTTCGTATGCAGGTGTAGGTCTATTAAAATCTATAGATAAAGGAAAAACTTGGCAAAAGGTAGGTTTGTATGATTCACATCATATTAGTAAAATTATTATTAATCCAGATAATTCAAACGAAATTGTAGTAGGAGTTATTGGACATTTATATACTAAAAATCCAGAAAGAGGGGTTTTTAAGACAATAGATGGTGGAAAGACCTGGAAACATGCGCTATTTGTTAATGAAGAATCAGGTGTGATTGATTTAGTTTTTTCGCCAAATAATTTTTCTGTTCAATATGCTTCTGTTTGGCAACGTGATAGGAAAGGATGGAATTTTACAGGGAATGGTATGGCTTCTGGAATTTATAAAAGCATAGATGGAGGTACTACTTGGAATTCTGTAACTAATGGAGATAATGGTTTTCCTCATAATGAAGGAATAGGACGTATTGGGTTAGCTTCTTATGACGAAAAGATTATATATGCTATTTTAGATAATCAAAATAAAAGGACTAGTGTTCCTGAAGAAAAATCTAAAGATACTAATAGAATTTTCTCAGAGACGCATATTATTGGTCCAGAAATTTATAAAACAGAGGACGGAGGAAAGTCGTGGAAGAAAACACATCAAAAAAATATTGATGATCTGTTTTATACCTATGGTTATTATTTTGCTAATATCGCAGTAGATAAAAAAAATTCGAATAAAATTATTATAGGAGGAGTTCCATTAGTAATGTCAGAAGATGGAGGAAATACATTTAAAACAATTCAAGGAAATAATGTTCATGCAGATCATCATATAGTTTGGATTAACCCTAATAATTCAAATCATATTATTAATGGAAATGATGGAGGTGTTAATATTTCGTATGATGCGGGAAAAAATGGTTTAAGTGTAACAATCAAGCAGTAG